TTTTTCGCATTGTGTTGCAATACGCCCCGTTAACGGGATTTATTTTTCGTTGCTTAAAAAAGATACCCGCCCCTGTTTCTAATAATCCGTTTCAAATTTCAAAAGCGTATAAATTGTTATTTTAAAAACTTACCCTTGACCGGCCTTTAACGGCCGACGTATAACTCGCCTGCGGGATCATGATTTCCCGTTATGGCACGCTCTCTGCTATTTTAACCATTGGTTGACTGGTTGGATATTTCTGGTAATGTCCGCCCATCGAGTAAAGCGTATAGCGCCAATTGGTTATCATGAGCAAGGATTACCGCGGAAGCCGAACCAATGTGATGAACGGTTCGCTTTTCCCCGGAAATATAATTGTTGCACCCCGGGCATGTGGTTCAAAACGTCAACTTGCTGGATTCCCGGGAAAGTATGTTGAGGGAGTAGGATTATGAGCGGCATGTCACAAGCAAATTTAATGGGTCAGATTTTGAAGGAAACGGCCGAGGCGGCTCCGGACGCTCCGGCTTACTATTTTTACGGCAGGGAAATCAGTTTTAAGGAAATGGACGACTTGTCGGACAAGTTGGCCTACGGGTTTTTAAAAGAGGGGATTTTAAGGGGCGACAGGATTGGAATCATCGCCCTGAATCAGCCGGAATGGCTGGCGGTGTATTTTGCAGCAGCGAAAATCGGCGCGTCTGTGGTGGGTTTAAGCCCCAGGCATCCTGCTCCGGAATTGCTCAAGCTGGTGCAAAGGAGCCGGCCCCGCGCCATTGTCAGCCTGAAAAACGTGGGCGACACGGACTATGTGGAATTGCTCGAACAGAACAAAGACAAGGTGAAAGGCCTGGAGTTCTGCTATTTTATCGGCGGTGAAGGCGCCAACGGCTGCAAGAGTCTGGAATCCCTCATGGAGGAGGAGCCGGATCAGGAGCTTTTGACGGCGGCCTACGCCCAAGTGGAGCCGGAAGACGAAATCATGTTCGCCTTCACCTCCGGAACCACGGGCCAGCCCAAAGCGGCGGCCATCACCCATAAAAGCCAGATAGCGTCGGCAAGGGCGCAGACCAAGCATGTCAGGGTGACTTCCAAAGACGTCCTCATGCTTACCCAGCCCCTCTCCCATGTGGGCGGCATCACCATCGGCATGGCCTCCATGCTTCTGGCCGGCGGCCCCACGATTCTCATTCCGGTGTTTCTGCCGGAGGAGGTTTTGAACCAGGCCGCGGAATACCATCCCACCATCATCGGCGGATTTCCCACCACCCACCACATGCTCATGGCCCATGAAGGCTTTGACAAAATGGACGTCTCCAATATCCGGGTGGTAATCACCGGCGGATCCAATGCCGAGCCCGACCTGGTGGAGCGCCTGCATCAAGCCTACCCCGAATCCACCATCATGAATCTCTACGGGCTCAGCGAATCTTCCGGCGGGGCTCTCATGACCCCATGGAACTGCCATTACACCATGGTGGGGCGCACAGTCGGCAAGCCTTTCCCGGGATTTGACGTTAAAATTGTGGGCATGGACGGCCGGGAGCTTCCGGTCAACGAAACCGGCGAAGTGTGGCTTAAGGGGGACTGCGTGGTCACCGGCTACTTTGACATGCCGGAGGAAACCGCCAAGACCTTTGACCAGACCGGATGGCTGCGTACGGGCGACATGGCCTATAAGGACGAGGAAGGCTTTATCATTCTCATGGGGCGCCGCACGGAAATGTACATCCAGGAAGGATTGAATGTATTCCCCGTGGAGGTGGAGGACATTCTTTCCACCCATCCTGCGGTGGACATGGTGGCCGGCATCGGCATTCCCGATCCCGTTTACGGAGAGGTTGGAAGATACTACGTGGTTCCCAGTCCGGGTTCCGAGACCAACGAGGATGAACTCAGGTCATTCTGCATCCAGAGCCTTGCGGATTATAAGGTGCCCAAGCAGATTGTTTTCCGGCAGGATCTTCCCATGACCGCCTTGGGCAAGATTAAAAAGTCGGACTTACGCAGAGAGTTTGAAAATACGGGCAAATAGCCCGCTTGCTGAATTTATACAAACAAAACCGTTCTCCGGCGCCGTTTGACGGCCCTGAGAACGGTTTTTATTTTTGGGATTTGAATTATTTTTTATTGATGATGGAAAGAATGTCTTCGATCTTGTGCGCGTAATAAGCTGCAATGCCGCTCCGCTGAAGCTCCAGCATGTCCTCCATCTTTTCCTCGGTTACGGCGTAATCGTACTCCTCGGAAACGATCTGATCCGTGGCGATGAGGCTCTCCCGGGTGTGGGCCGGCAGAAGCCACCAGGCCAAACGGTTGCGGAACCTGGCGGTAAGCCGCGTCCGGGTGTACTTGATGTCCAGAAAATAGGCGTTGTTCTCCCGCGGGTCCACCTCCACCGATACTTTCGGCGAAGCCACTCCGGCTAACTCCACGTAGGCCTCGGCCATTCCAATCCACGACAGGATCATGAAATAGGTGATGATCGCCTCAGGCTTATGGGTTTTGCGAATGCGCAGCCATCCCGGCTTGTTGATCAGAATCTCCACCTTTTTAATGCGTGTGTACTTCTCGTGGATTTCCGGCGCCCGGCCCAATACAGGCCCCACGCCCAAAAAAGGCACGAGCAGGGAATTTTTAACAAAAGCGCCGCAGTTGGGCGACCACCTGCCCACTTTGTAGCCAAGCATAGGGTCGTCAATCAGAGCTTCCAGACTGGATGTGATGTCCGCAACCAGCCGGTTGGAAATCCAGAGCCTGGGATTGGTGAGGTGGCGTAAGCAAACCTGTTCAGGAATCTTTCCTGGCGCCGGCCGAATAAAGTACTCATTGTGCTCGGAGATGCGCGATACAAGCAAGTCCAGATCAATCTCCGGGTGAACGTTAGCAACGTAATTCAGAATGATGCTGGTGTACGACGTGGACACTTCTCGTGGTTCCGGCCGAGTCATAATTGACCGGGAACCGGGCTGGAACTGGTAGAACATAACTCCCTCGTTTACCAAAACAGACTGAAAAAGGAAGGGCTTGCAATGGGCGGTTAATGCTTCCCCTTGCCTCCGCAACAATTGCAAAACCTAGCACATCAATGCCGCCGCTTTATAACATGGGGGCCTGGCAGGCGCTTTTTCAAAGAATACGCTTATGCAGCTTGATCCTCTCAACCGAACTCTCCCTGAAACAGATTAAGGTTGAATGCGAGTTAATAATATTGACCGACTTTAGGTCTCACAATCGGAAAAATAAAAGTTTTAACGAATAATGAAATTCTGTGCATTTTTGATGATATAAAAAAACACAACGATACTTGACTCTAATCTGCACAATAGCCATTCCTCTGACTTAGTTAGTATGCGTCGCTTTTGGTGCGGATTTTAGCGTCCGATGTACGTGATTACCTACAGTTTCAATGAAATTACTTTCAAAATGTCTAATCCCCTTTCATAAACTTTGCCTTTACGGACGCCTGCCGTTGATATATATTGTTCAAGTAAACGGCGAAGGGCAGCTTCTTTTCCGCCTTTTAAGACACCCGGCAAGCATTACGGATGGAAAAATTTGCTTTTTCGATTTTTGTATCGTAATATTTAGCATCCGTAGAAATATCGCACCGCTTCCAAACACAACAGGGGGGATCAGGCCATGCAGGCAACCAGGGAAGACGCGAATAAAACCCGGTACGTAGCGGGGCAAAAGCAAGGACATTACGAAAGCTATTTTTTAAGGGCCAACCATCCTGCAAAGCCGCAGGCGTTTTGGATCCGGTACACCATCTTTTCGCCCAATGACGAACCGGACAAGGCCATCGGCGAAGTATGGGCCATGGTCTTTGACAAGGAAACCGGCAAGCATACGGCCGCCAAGAACGAGGTTCCCATTACCCAAACGTCTTTTTCCAAAAGCGGGCTGCAATCCAAAATCGGGGATTGCACCCTGGATGGCGGGGCGCTTAAGGGCAGCGCCAAGACAGGCGGCAATGAAATTTCCTGGGACTTGGTCTATACAGGATACGCCCCTCCCCTGCTTCTGCTGGCGGAGAAATTATACGAGGCCGGGCTTCCCAAGGCCAAAGCCTGCGTGCCCCTGCCTTTTGCCTCCTTTTCCGGAGCAATCACGGTGAACGATCAGGAATGGAAGTTGGAGGAGTGGATCGGAAGCCAGAATCATAACTGGGGGACCAAACATACCGATCTTTACGCCTGGGGACAGGTGGCGGGGTTTGATAACAGCCCGGACAGCTTTTTGGAGCTTGCCACAGCCCGGTTGAAGTTCGGGCCTGTCTGGACGCCGTACATGACAGTGGTGGTGCTTCGCCACAAAGGCAAAGAGTACGCTTTGAACACCATTCCCCAAAGCCTGAAGGCGCAGGGAAAATTTGACTATTTCACCTGGAATTTCAATTCCAAGAGCAAGGATTTCTCCATCAAGGGCCGTGTGGAGGCCCAGGTTGAGGATTTTGTGGGACTCACCTATTACAATCCTCCCGGCGGAGTGAAGCATTGCCTTAATTCAAAAATCGCCCGATGCGAAATCGATCTCATAGACAACTACGGCGAGACGGCCCATTTGTACACCAATAACCGGGCGGCCTTTGAAATCCTGACTGATAAAAGAGACCACGGGGTGAAAATTATGGTATAAGGGCGGCGATTAAAACCGCCAGCCGAAGGAGCCACCCTGTGCCCATGTGGATTCTCGCCCCCCTGGCCTTGCTTGGGGGGCTTTTTTTGATCAAATTCGTCTATGTGGTTTGCACCGCCATGGTCTTGCCCAAAACCCGGGGCGCCTTGTTTGTGGCAACGCCCCAAGCCAGGGTGAACGCCTTTCTGGAATCCATGCCCATGGAGGAAAACGCCTTGTTTATAGACTTGGGATGCGGGGACGGCCGGGTGATTTCCGGCGCGGTGAAAAAATACGGAGTCCGGGCCGTGGGCTATGACCTAAATCCCTTGGCGCTCCTCACTGCTAAAGCTCGCAATCTTTTTCTATCCAAAGCAAAAATCAAGGCGCGGGACTTCTTCCGGGCCGACCTTTCCCAAGCGGATTACGTTTTTTGCTACCTCTTTCCCGACGTCATGCACGACCTCTCCCAAAAACTAAAGCAAGAACTCAAACCCGGCGCCAAGGCGGCCTCCGCCAATTTCCCCCTGCCCGGCTGGAGCCCTTACTCCGTAATCAAGCCCAAGGGCGCCTTGAACCACGATCCCATATATTTGTATGAGGTGGAAGAATAGATTTTTCCCGTGTGTGTAAAAAATCCCCTGGACAAAAAAGGCCAAAGCCATGATGATATAAGGGTTTAATCAACCTTTCATCAAACGGCTTTTCGCCCAAAAACAACGGAGAGAAAACCCATGAAATTTAAGGACATCCTTTTCGAAACCCAAGGACGGGTCGCAATCCTGACCCTGAACATGCCGGAGACCAGAAACGTCATCACCAACGCAAACACCATCCAGGAGATCGAAGAGGTCTGCCGGATGATCAATAACGATATTGACGTGCGGGTACTGATTATCACCGGTGCGGACCCGGCCTTTTCCGCTGGCGGCAACGTGAAGGAAATGGCCAAAAAAGAAGGGATGTTCGCCGGCAGCCCGTCCAAGCTCATGGAAGGATACAGAAAGAACGTCCAGCGCATTCCCATGGCCATACACGGCTTGGAAGTCCCGACCATTGCGGCGGTGAACGGGCCGGCCATCGGCGCCGGCTGCGACCTGGCCCTCATGTGCGACATGCGGGTGGCTTCCACCAAGGCCAAATTCGGCGAAACCTTTCTGAACGTAGGCATTATTCCGGGCGACGGCGGAGCTTATTTTCTGCCTCGCGCCGTGGGCATGGCAAAGGCCTGCGAAATCACCTTTACCGGCGATATCATTGACGGTCAAAGCGCTATGGATATAGGCATGGTCAATTATGTGGTGGAGCATGATCAGCTTATGGAAAGAGCCAGGGAATTGGCGGACAAAATTGCATGCAAGCCGCCTGAAGCCTTGCGTATGGCCAAACGGCTTCTTTACATGGGGCAGTATCTCACCCTGCCCCATCTTCTGGAGCAGTCCGCCGCCTTTCAGGCCTTATGCCACAACACCAACGACCACATGGAAGCCTTGAACGCCATGTTTGAAAAAAGGAAGCCGGATTTTAAAGGGGAATAAAAAATGAAATAACAAAGGCGGGAGGCGCATTGATGAATGCGCCGTCCCGCCTTTGTTGCGTATTCTCTTGAAAATTTATCCCGCTTCAAAAAAGGCTGCATAGGCTTTGAAAGCCATGTACATATCCGCCTTGGAGCCGATTTCAAAAGGCGAATGCATGCCCAGGATGGGCGGGCCGCAGTCCACCACGTCCATCCCGTGGGCGGCCAGGAACTTGGCGATGGTTCCGCCGCCGCCTTCGTCCACTTTTCCCAACTGGCCGATTTGCCAAATGATTTTGTTATCTTCAAAAACCTTGCGGACATATCCTAAATGTTCGGCATGGGCGTCGGAAGCGCCGGATTTGCCGCCCGAGCCCGTATATTTGGTCATGCAGATGCCGTAGCCCAGCCTGGCGGCGTTATTTTTTTCGTGCACGGACTGGTAGTCGGGATCCAGAGCCGGGGCTACGTCGCCGGACAGGGCTTTTGAGTTCATGAACGCCGAGCCGATATTTCGGGCGGAAGCGCCCTCCCCTGTCAGCTCCAGCAGGTCTGCAATAAAGGTTTCCAGGAGTTTGGATTTTGCGCCCGTATTGCCTTCGCTGCCGATTTCCTCTTTATCCACCAAAAAGGCCAAGCCCGTGAATTCCGGCTTTTTCCGCAGCTTCATCAAAGCCTGAATGGCGCAGTAGGAGCAGGACCGGTCGTCCTGGCCGTAAGCGCCGATAAGGCTTCTGTCCAAGCCCACGTCCTTGGCTTTGCCGGCTGGCACGGCTTCAATCTCAGCGGTGAGGAAATCCTCTTCCACCAGACCGTATTTTTCGTGCAGCAGGTTCATGGCCATGAGTTTGAACCGATCCGTGGTTTTTTCCGGCCCCAAAGGCAGGCTGCCCAGAAGGATGTTCATCTTTTCCGCCTCAAAGGCCGTGGCCAGGCTTTTGCCTGCCTGGAGCTTGCGCGCCAGGTGAGGCAGCAGGTCCAGGACCGTAAACACCGGATCATTGGGATCTTCGCCAAGGCTAATGTCGATGCTTTCCCCCTTGCCGTTCACGGCCACGCCATGGAGCGCCAAAGGGCGAGCGAACCATTGATGCTTGCGGATTCCTCCGTAATAATGGGTCTTGAAAAAGGCCATATCAACCTCTTCGTACAAGGGATTGGCTTTCATGTCCAGGCGCGGGGAGTCTATATGGGACGCCACAATATGCAGTCCGTCGGCAACCGGCCTGTTTCCCAGGCGGGCCAGGATGATGCATTTGTTCTTCCAGACCTTATAGACAAGATCGTTGGCTCCGGCTTCCTCCACGGGGGCGAATCCGGCGGATAGGGCCAGCTTTTCCGCTTCGGCCACGGCCCTGCGTTCGGTCTTGGCGTTATCCAGGAAGGTTTTGTATCCTTCCGCGAACTTCATGGCTTTGCCCTGCTCGGTTTTGCTCAATGCGTCCCAAACCAGCTTGGGCTTGCGCATGAGTTTTTTGGACAAATCCTGGGCTTGTTTTTTCGTTATACTTTCGGCCATCAAGTCTCCTGTAGCACTTTAGGAATTAATGGTTAATTATTTGTTTATTTTGCAAAATATAGTGTTTCAAATTCCTTGACCAAACTCCGCAGAACCACAACGTTCTGCAAATCCGTGGTCTGCTTGCATTTCATGGCGTATACCAGCATACGGTGCAGCACGCCAATTTTCTTATCGTAATCAGGGGCGTCCAGCTTGATCCGCTGCGTCATGAAATACTGGGTCACGATCTCCTGGAATTGGTTGGCGTGATCCTCCTTGTTGGTAATCCACCTTACCAACTGGTTGTAGTGGGGATGATCCGCCCTTTCCAATTCTATGATCGACTTCATGGATTTTTCAATGGTGGCGATATGCTCGTTCAGCATAGCGATCCGCATGGGATCGTCGTATATGCCGCAGGGGATTTCGCAATGGGCCATGGCATTGGCCGTAAAAAGCCCCAAAACCAACAATACCGTCAACAAACCGGTGCGCGCTTTTTTCATGGGAACCTCCTTATTTGCTTTCCACAATCAGGGTTACAGGGCCCTGGTTAACCAGGGACACGTCCATCATCGCTCCAAATTTTCCGGTGGCTGTTTTGATTCCCAGCAAATCCACCACGTTCACAAACTCTTCGTAGAGCTTTTCGGCCAACTCGGGGGGCGCAGCGCCTACAAAAGAAGGCCTGCGCCCCTTGCGGCAATCGCCGTACAAGGTGAACTGGGAAACCACCAGCATCTCGCCCCCCACTTCGTCCAGGGAGAGATTCATCTTGCCGTTGTCGTCTTCAAATATTCTAAGACCGACTATCTTTTTGGCAAGGTATTCCACTTCTTTGGAAGTATCTTCCGGGGCTACGCCCAAAAGCACTAAAAGGCCCTTGTTAATAGCGCCCACAGACTTGCCGTTCACTTTCACCCTGGCTGACTTTACCCGCTGCACCACTGCCCGCATGTGATTCGCTCCTTAAACGATTATTATAGCTGTTGGGTTTCATATGCTCAACCCAACCTGCGATTTTTTATATAATCAGCAGGTTGGGTTGAGATATTTGCGCTTTTTGGCGGGGGTGGAAGGGCGCTGCTTTTACTTGCCCAGCTTGCCCAGTTTGGCGAAGGGATTGTTGAAAGGCGCATCTTCCTTTTTCTGCTTGGGAGGACGTCCGCCGCCTCCTCCGCCTTTGGGGCCGCGCTGGAGATCTCGTTCATCGATCTTCTTTTTCATGGAAAGGGAAATGCGTTTGCGCGGCAAGTCCACTTCCAGCACCCGCACCTTAACCCGCTGCTGCACCTTTACCACGTCAGCCGGGTTCTTGACAAAGCCGTCGGAAAGCTGGCTGATGTGAACCAGGCCGTCCTGATGCACGCCTACGTCCACGAAGGCGCCGAAATTGGTCACGTTGGTGACGATTCCGGGAAGCTCCATGCCCGGCTCCAGGTCTTTCATTTCGGTCACATCCTTAGAAAAGGAGAATGCTTCCAGGGCCTTGCGGGGGTCCCTGCCCGGCTTGGCCAGTTCGGCCATGATGTCCGTGAGGGTGGGCAGGCCCAGTTTGTCGGTGACGTATTTGTTCAGGTCGATTTGCTTGCGGAGGCTTTCCTCGCTCATGAGATGGGGGATTTCGCAGCCTGCGTCCTTGGCCATGGCCTCCACCACGTGATAGCTTTCCGGATGCACGGCGCTGCCGTCCAGGGGGTTCTCCGCATCGGGAATTCTTAAAAATCCCGCGGCCTGTTCGTATGCCTTGGGTCCCAGGCGGGGGATTTTCTTCAAGGCCGCACGGGAGCGGAACGGGCCGTTTTCGGTCCTGAAATCCACAATCCGCTGAGCCAGGCGTGCGCCCAGGCCGGACACATAACTTAAAAGCTGGGGGCTGGCCGTGTTCAAGTCCACGCCCACGTTGTTCACGCAACTGATAACCACATCGTCCAAAGCGCCTTTAAGCATGGTCTGGTCCACGTCATGCTGATACTGGCCCACGCCGATGGATTTGGGATCAATCTTCACCAACTCGGCCAGGGGATCCATGAGCCTGCGGCCTATGGACACGGCGCCGCGCACGGTCACGTCGTGATCCGGGAATTCCTTGCGGGCCACGTCAGACGCGGAATAGATGGAAGCCCCGCTTTCGTCCACGGAAAGCACCATGACTTCCGGGGGCAGGTTCAAACGGCGGACAAAGGCCTCGGTTTCACGGCCTGCGGTTCCGTTACCGATGGCTACGGCCTCGATCTGATGCTGCCGCACCAGATTCTTGACGGTTTCCTCCGCTTCCAGAACCTGGCGGTCCGAGGAATGGGGAAACACGGCGGTGTAATGCAGCAGGGTTCCCTGGCGGTCCAAGACCACCACCTTGCACCCGGTGCGGTATCCGGGGTCGATGGCAAGCACTCTTTTTCGGCCCAAAGGAGAGGCCAAAAGCAGATGCCGGAGGTTGTCGGCGAAGACCTTGACCGCCTCTTCGTCGGCTTTTTCCTTGGAGGCCAGGCGCACTTCGGTTTCCATGGCCCGGAACAAAAGGCGCTTGTAACCGTCCGAAATGGCCAGCTTGACTTCCTGGGAGGCCGGGCTGTCGCCCTTGAGATAATGCTGGTGTATGATTTCCAGGGCCTGGTCGTCGTCCACAACCATTTCCAGGTTCAGGATATCTTCGTTTTCGCCGCGGCGCATGGCCAGAATTCTATGGGACGGCGCTTTGGAGATGGGCTCTTCCCATTCAAAATAATCCTTGAACTTGGCGCCCTCCTCCTCTTTGCCTTCGACCACCGTGCTGCGGTACATGGCGGTCTTAAAAAAGAAATCGCGCATATCAGCCCTTACCTGGGCGTCCTCGCTGATGATTTCGGCGATGATGTCCCGGGCGCCGGCAACGGCGTCTTCCGCGTTTTCCACGCCTTTTTCCGGATCCACGTGGTTGGCGGCCAAAGCCAGGGGATCGATGGACTCGTCCTGCTCCAATAGCACCATGGCCAAAGGCTCCAAGCCTTTTTCACGGGCGATGGTGGCTTTTGTCCTGCGCTTGGGCTTGTAAGGCAGGTAAATGTCCTCCAACTCGGACATGGACTGGGCGGCCATGACCTGCCCCTGGAGTTCGTCGGTCAGGTGGCCGTTTTTCTCCAAGGAACGCAGGATGGTTTCCCGGCGATCGTCAATGGCCGACAGTTGGGCGAGCCTGTCCCTGATGGAGGTGATTTGCACCTCATCCAAGCTGCCTGTGGCCTCCTTGCGGTATCGTGAGATAAAGGGAACAGTGGCGCCTTCCGCCAGCAGCAGGGCCGTGGCTTCCACCGACTTGGCGGGTATGGAAAGTTCTGTAGAAACGATGACTACATGCTCTGGGTTCATTCAAAATCCTTTCCAATAAACGTGGTTGGGTTGATGTTATGGGAGGCCTTTCATAGCACTATGGGAAGGGGTGGTCAATGACTATAATACCACATGAAGTGGTTCACATCGATAGTGTGAGATCAAGAAAACCAAAAAAAATTTTGAAAAAAATTTATCGGCGCACTTGCCCGAATCCACATGCGTTTTCGCCTTTAGGGAATTATTTCAGACGATTTTTAGGCTTCAGCCCGGTTGACATAGGCGAGCTTAATGGGCTATTGAACAATCAAAACTTCCTTATAATATTTCCGAAACATGAGGGACAGGGAATGAACAAGAAAACAAAGTATATTTTTGTGACCGGAGGGGTGCTTTCGTCCTTGGGAAAAGGTTTGGCTTCCGCTTCCATTGGCGCGCTTTTGGAGGCGAGAGGGCTTTCCATCACCTTCCAGAAATTGGACCCGTACATCAACGTGGACCCCGGCACCATGAACCCTTTCCAGCACGGAGAGGTGTTTGTGCTGGACGACGGTACGGAAACGGACCTGGACCTTGGGCACTACGAGCGGTTCGCCAATGTTCGTCTGGGCAAGGACAGCAACTTCACCACCGGTAAAATATACTACTCCGTCATCCAAAAGGAGCGGCGG
The sequence above is drawn from the Desulfatibacillum aliphaticivorans DSM 15576 genome and encodes:
- a CDS encoding class I adenylate-forming enzyme family protein; its protein translation is MSQANLMGQILKETAEAAPDAPAYYFYGREISFKEMDDLSDKLAYGFLKEGILRGDRIGIIALNQPEWLAVYFAAAKIGASVVGLSPRHPAPELLKLVQRSRPRAIVSLKNVGDTDYVELLEQNKDKVKGLEFCYFIGGEGANGCKSLESLMEEEPDQELLTAAYAQVEPEDEIMFAFTSGTTGQPKAAAITHKSQIASARAQTKHVRVTSKDVLMLTQPLSHVGGITIGMASMLLAGGPTILIPVFLPEEVLNQAAEYHPTIIGGFPTTHHMLMAHEGFDKMDVSNIRVVITGGSNAEPDLVERLHQAYPESTIMNLYGLSESSGGALMTPWNCHYTMVGRTVGKPFPGFDVKIVGMDGRELPVNETGEVWLKGDCVVTGYFDMPEETAKTFDQTGWLRTGDMAYKDEEGFIILMGRRTEMYIQEGLNVFPVEVEDILSTHPAVDMVAGIGIPDPVYGEVGRYYVVPSPGSETNEDELRSFCIQSLADYKVPKQIVFRQDLPMTALGKIKKSDLRREFENTGK
- a CDS encoding class I SAM-dependent methyltransferase, with translation MWILAPLALLGGLFLIKFVYVVCTAMVLPKTRGALFVATPQARVNAFLESMPMEENALFIDLGCGDGRVISGAVKKYGVRAVGYDLNPLALLTAKARNLFLSKAKIKARDFFRADLSQADYVFCYLFPDVMHDLSQKLKQELKPGAKAASANFPLPGWSPYSVIKPKGALNHDPIYLYEVEE
- a CDS encoding crotonase/enoyl-CoA hydratase family protein, with the translated sequence MKFKDILFETQGRVAILTLNMPETRNVITNANTIQEIEEVCRMINNDIDVRVLIITGADPAFSAGGNVKEMAKKEGMFAGSPSKLMEGYRKNVQRIPMAIHGLEVPTIAAVNGPAIGAGCDLALMCDMRVASTKAKFGETFLNVGIIPGDGGAYFLPRAVGMAKACEITFTGDIIDGQSAMDIGMVNYVVEHDQLMERARELADKIACKPPEALRMAKRLLYMGQYLTLPHLLEQSAAFQALCHNTNDHMEALNAMFEKRKPDFKGE
- a CDS encoding aminopeptidase: MAESITKKQAQDLSKKLMRKPKLVWDALSKTEQGKAMKFAEGYKTFLDNAKTERRAVAEAEKLALSAGFAPVEEAGANDLVYKVWKNKCIILARLGNRPVADGLHIVASHIDSPRLDMKANPLYEEVDMAFFKTHYYGGIRKHQWFARPLALHGVAVNGKGESIDISLGEDPNDPVFTVLDLLPHLARKLQAGKSLATAFEAEKMNILLGSLPLGPEKTTDRFKLMAMNLLHEKYGLVEEDFLTAEIEAVPAGKAKDVGLDRSLIGAYGQDDRSCSYCAIQALMKLRKKPEFTGLAFLVDKEEIGSEGNTGAKSKLLETFIADLLELTGEGASARNIGSAFMNSKALSGDVAPALDPDYQSVHEKNNAARLGYGICMTKYTGSGGKSGASDAHAEHLGYVRKVFEDNKIIWQIGQLGKVDEGGGGTIAKFLAAHGMDVVDCGPPILGMHSPFEIGSKADMYMAFKAYAAFFEAG
- a CDS encoding superoxide dismutase [Ni] codes for the protein MKKARTGLLTVLLVLGLFTANAMAHCEIPCGIYDDPMRIAMLNEHIATIEKSMKSIIELERADHPHYNQLVRWITNKEDHANQFQEIVTQYFMTQRIKLDAPDYDKKIGVLHRMLVYAMKCKQTTDLQNVVVLRSLVKEFETLYFAK
- the dtd gene encoding D-aminoacyl-tRNA deacylase; the protein is MRAVVQRVKSARVKVNGKSVGAINKGLLVLLGVAPEDTSKEVEYLAKKIVGLRIFEDDNGKMNLSLDEVGGEMLVVSQFTLYGDCRKGRRPSFVGAAPPELAEKLYEEFVNVVDLLGIKTATGKFGAMMDVSLVNQGPVTLIVESK
- a CDS encoding Tex family protein, giving the protein MNPEHVVIVSTELSIPAKSVEATALLLAEGATVPFISRYRKEATGSLDEVQITSIRDRLAQLSAIDDRRETILRSLEKNGHLTDELQGQVMAAQSMSELEDIYLPYKPKRRTKATIAREKGLEPLAMVLLEQDESIDPLALAANHVDPEKGVENAEDAVAGARDIIAEIISEDAQVRADMRDFFFKTAMYRSTVVEGKEEEGAKFKDYFEWEEPISKAPSHRILAMRRGENEDILNLEMVVDDDQALEIIHQHYLKGDSPASQEVKLAISDGYKRLLFRAMETEVRLASKEKADEEAVKVFADNLRHLLLASPLGRKRVLAIDPGYRTGCKVVVLDRQGTLLHYTAVFPHSSDRQVLEAEETVKNLVRQHQIEAVAIGNGTAGRETEAFVRRLNLPPEVMVLSVDESGASIYSASDVARKEFPDHDVTVRGAVSIGRRLMDPLAELVKIDPKSIGVGQYQHDVDQTMLKGALDDVVISCVNNVGVDLNTASPQLLSYVSGLGARLAQRIVDFRTENGPFRSRAALKKIPRLGPKAYEQAAGFLRIPDAENPLDGSAVHPESYHVVEAMAKDAGCEIPHLMSEESLRKQIDLNKYVTDKLGLPTLTDIMAELAKPGRDPRKALEAFSFSKDVTEMKDLEPGMELPGIVTNVTNFGAFVDVGVHQDGLVHISQLSDGFVKNPADVVKVQQRVKVRVLEVDLPRKRISLSMKKKIDERDLQRGPKGGGGGGRPPKQKKEDAPFNNPFAKLGKLGK